The genomic interval TCCACGCTGGCGTCCTCGGTTGTCTCGTCGGTCTCGCCGTCGCCGTCGAAGTCCCAGCGGTACGATTCGATCCCGGTCTCGTTGTCGGCGGAATCGCTCGCGTCGAAGGTGACCTCGTCGTCGACCGTCGTCTCGTTCTCGTCGACCGAGAGGCCCGCGGTCGGCGGCGTCGTGTCCGGCTCTTCGACCGTGACAGTCTCGGTGGTCCGGTTGGCGTGGCCGCCGCGGTCGGTGGCGGTGAGCGTCACGGTGTAGTTGCCCGCCTCCTCGTAGGTGTGGGTGGCCGCCTCGCCCTCGGCCGTGGTCCCGTCACCGAACTCCCACTCGTAGCCAGCCACCGCACCGTTGTCGTCGGCCGACCCCTCGACCTCCATCTCCTCGCCGAATCGGAGGGTCTCCGGGACCGACGCAGAGACGTTCGGCGGGCGGGCCTCGAACACCTCGACGGTGACGTTCGCGGTGTCGGTGTTGTCGTTGCCGTCGGTGACCGTCACGGTCGCGTCGTACGTCCCCGACTCGTCGTACGCGTGGGTGACCCGCTCGCCCTCGGCGGTCTCGCCGTCGTCGAACTCCCACTCGTAGCTCGATATCTCGCGGTTGTCGGTGGAGCCGCCCGCGTCGAAGGTCACGTTGGCGTCGGCTTCGACCTCGTCGCGGTCGGCGCTCGCGTCGGCTTCTGGCGGGGTGTCGTCCGGAGCCAGGACTTCGACGTCGGCTGTTTCGGTCGCGGAGTTGTTGCCCTCGTCGACGACTTCGAGCGTGACCTCGAAGGTGCCGTTGCCGTCGTAGGTGTGCGTAACCGTCTCACCCGTCGCGGTCTCGTCGTCGCCGAAGTCCCAGCGGTACTCCTCGATTCCGGTGTCGTCGGTGCTGTCGCTCGCGTCGAAGGAGACCTGCTCGCCCTCGACCGGGTCGTCAGGCGCGGTCACTTCGATTTCGGGCTCGGGCGGTTCGTCGGCCCCGACCTCGACGCTCGCGGTCGCGGTGTCGTTCTGGTCGCTCCCGTCGACCACCGTCACCGAGGCGTCGTAGGTCCCGGTCTCGTTGTAGACGTGGCCCGCGCTGGGGTCGCTCGTGGTCCGGTCGACCTCGCCGTCACCGTCGAAGTCCCACCGGTACTCCTCGATGCCCACGTCGTCGCTCGACCCGCCCGCGTCGAGGTCCACCCGGAAGCCCTCTGTCGGCGACTCGGTCGCCACGTCGAGCGCGGCGCTCGGCGGGTCGTCTGGTTCGACCGTGACGCTCGCGGTCGCGGTGTCGTTCTGGTCGCTCCCGTCGACCACCGTCACCGAGGCGTCGTAGGTCCCGGTCTCGTTGTAGACGTGACCGACCTCGGGTCCGTCGGTTGTCTCGTCGGTCTCGCCGTCGCCGTCGAAGTCCCAGCGGTACTCCTCGACGCCCACGTCGTCGCTCGACCCGCCCGCGTCGAGACTCACCCGGAACCCCTCGGTCGGCGACTCGGTCGCCACGTCGAGCGCGGCGCTGGGCGGGTCGTCGGGTTCGACCGTGACGTTGGTTGCCGCGGTGTCGGCGTTGTCGCCGCCGTCGACGACCGTCACCTCCGGCCGGTACTCGCCGGACTCCTCGTAGACGTGGCCGACGGTCGCAGTGTCGGTGGTCTGCTCGACCTCGCCGTCGCCGTCGAAGTCCCAGCGGTACTCCTCGATGCCGCGGTTGTCGCTCGACCCGCTGGCGTCGAGGGTGACCTCGTGGCCAGCGACGCCGCCGTCGGCCGCGAGCGCGGCCGACGGCGGCGTCTCGTCGGTGCAGTGGCCGGTCCGAATCGTGACGGGGCGGCTCATGTCGAGGCGCTCGGCGTCGGGGTTCCCGAGGTCGCCCGAGAGGAACCGCCACGCGTCCATGGTGCCCGTGCGGTCGAACTCCTCGTAGAGCGCGGCGTCCTCGTTGAAGCTCGGCGTGACGGTTATCTCGGTACCTTCGCTGTCGAGGCCGCGGAACGCACCGCCGTCGGTCCGGTCGTTCCGGAGCGTCCAGTCGATGCGGTCGCGCGAGTACTCGTCGTCCGGGTCGGAGTAATCGTCGTCGACGACGGCCCACTCGCCGCCGCTCGGCAGGCCCCCGAACTCGAAGGTGACGGCGTGACCGTCGCCCGAGCCGCCCCGTTCGTTGTGAACCATCACGAGGCTCACGCCGTCCGAGCCCTCGTAGAGGAACAGCCGACTCTCGTCGTCCTCGGTGAGGTGGTCGGGCATGTAGGAGCTGTAGGTGTACTCGTCGCTGTTCTCCGGGTTGCGGTAGTCGTAGAACTCTTCGGCGGTCTCGTCGCCCTGTAGCGGCGACACCTCGATACAGCGGTCGCCCTGCTCGACGACGAAGGAGTTCTCCGCCGCCGAGGCGGTCTGTATCGGGGGCGGCGCGACCGACGCGACCAGCAGGAGGGCGATGCCGACGTACGCGAGTTGAGTTCGTGTCTGAGTCATCTGTGGCGGTGTCGAAGTCGTTCGTAGCGGGGCCGGAACCGACGGGCGGCCGACGCACGGACGCTCCGAGCGTTCCGGCCTCCGGGGGCGTTCGCGGTCTAACGCCCGGGCCGTTCGCGAGGTGTCCGACCGTTCGGGAGCGCTCCGGGACGGTCCCGACCGCATCGGGCGGCGGCTTATCCCCGGATTTGCGGTGAATCGGCCTTTGTTATTGGTCGTCTGTCGCGGAGTAGCCCGCGCCAGACGCCCGATATCGGCGGGGCTTATCCCTCGATAGCCCGCGCCTACACTGGCGTCGGCGGCGGAGGACGGAGGTGCGAGAAAAGGAAAGTCCGAGATCGGCGCGGCGTCGTCGTCAGTTCAGGCGGCGGGCGAGCAACCCGGCGGCCGCGAGCGCGGTCAGCGCCGCACCGACGCCGAAGCCGGGCACGTCGGCACCCTCGTCGGTGCCCTCGGTCTCGGTCGTCTCGCGGTCCACCTCGGTCGTCGTCTCGGTCGTGGTCGTCTCGACGCCCTCGACCGCGGTCGGGGCTCGTCGTCGAACGCGTCGAATCGGCCTGTCGGCTCCTCGTCCGTCGCCTACTCGCGAGTAAACGGAGCCTGTCGCCGACGAGCACTACCCCTCATTGGGTCGGCTTCTCGCCGTAACGGAGATGCCCGCGAGCACGACCGCGCCGCCAGCGACGGTGAAGGCGTCGGGTACCTCGCCGAGGAGGGCGAGCGCGAGCAGGGTCGAGCCGACCGGTTCGCCCAGCAGGGTGACGCTGACCACGCTCGACTCGACGTACTTCAGCGCCCAGTTGATGACCGTGTGGCCGAAGATGCCCGGCCCGACCGCCATTCCGAGGAAGAGAAGCCACTCGACCGGCGGATAGGCGGTCAGCGCCACGGTCTCGCCCTGTCCCAGCGCGACTCCCAGCAGGGCGAGCGCGCAGACCGAGTAGACCACGGTGACGTAGGGGACGAGCGCGATTCGCTGGCGGAGCGACCGCCCGGCCAGCACGTAGCCCGCCGCCATGACCGCGCCGACGAGCGCGAGCGAGTTGCCGAACAGCGGGCGCTCCCCGGCGAGGGCGGCCCCCGAGAGCAGGCCGCCCAGCGACATGACCGCGATTCCGCCGACCGCGACGAGGATACCGCCGACCATCCGACCGTTTATCCGCTCGTCGAGCAACACCGCCGCACCGACCGCGACGAACAGCGGTTGGGACTGGACCAGCGTGACGCTCGCGGCGACCGTGGTCCACTCCAGACTCTCGAACCACGTCGCGAAGTGGGCCGCGAGCGCGACGCCCGTGACCGCCGCGATGAGGAGGTCCCGGCCCGACAGCCGCCGGAGGTCCTCGCGGTAGTGAGTCGCCGCGAACGGCGCGAGCAACAGCGTCGTGAAAAACACTCGGTAGAACGCCTTGACGACGCTGGGCGCCTGACTGAATCGGACCAGGATTGCGCTGGTGCTGACCGCCACGACGGCGACCGAGAGGGCGGCCATCGGCGGGGTTCGTGCTTCGAGGCGCGCCAACGTACTCATCGTGGCCCACATCGGCGGGGGCGGAGTTTAGTCGAATCGGTTTCGTGCGCTCCCCGAGCCCCGTCGGTCGCCCGCGCCGGTCGCGCGCGGTGGCGCGCAGGTGTCGTCAGGACTCGTTCGACCGTATCGGCTCTTGGTTCCGATGGGCGAGGACTCTCGGACCGACTCCCGCGAGGTCCGGTGAAGACTTAGGACGACTACGAGGGCACCACGGCTCGAAATTGGGAGATTGCGGAAGGAATAGTGCTCCGTCAGGGATTTGAACCACGCCGAGACGGTCCGAGCGTGCGGTGGGAGCGAGGCGCAACGCGCCTCGCTCCCACCGTTCCGGGCGTGCGACTCGTCTACTTCAAATCCCGTCCGTGCGCTTCCTTCTTCACTCACTACGTTCGCTCAGAAGAGTGCTCCGTCAGGGATTTGAACCCTGGTCCTTGCCGTGAGAGGACACGCCCCGAACCAGGACCATTCCTCCCCATCCTGCCTCCCAAGTCGCGGTCAAACCGGGTGTTTCCCCGGTTTCACCCCGAATTACGGCTGACTCCTATATAAACACCTGGGACGTTGCCCTTGCGGCAACACTACCTTCCTGAGATAATAGTACATAAAATAAAGGATGGAATCAGGTATAAAAATACTTCCGAAAGTACGAACTACACGGGAGAAGGGCTTCCGCAGTCGCCTATTTCACGGTGGTTCTATCCCAAAATTCCACCCCTGGCTTCGCTCGAACCCCGCATCACTCAACCGTATAAACCCCTATTGCTACCCTTTACGGAATGAACGGTCTCCGTAGCCAGTTCGTGTAATCCGGAACGATATAGATTCTATGTAGTAGTCAAGAGCAACGGGAGAAGAATGAATATCTACTACCGATCAACCATGGAAGCCATTAGTATTCACGGAAGACCTCGTTAGTTAATCACCTTGCCCAACTTGAGCCTGCGCCTGGTTGAAGGCGTTCGCGATTTCGAGCTTTTCAACCAAGTGCTCTTCCAACTGTTCGTCGTCTGAAACAATGTCATCTGGCACATCCGCCAACAAGTCGTCATGCCGCCGATAGAACTCAACGAGCGTCATGCGGTCCGAGTTGGTTTCTTCGGATGTGGACCCATCCACTTCTTCTTCGTACTCCTGTAGAGATGTCGTCGTCTGTTCGACTGTACCGACCTCTTCATCCTGTTCATAATCTGAATCAGCTTCCCCACCCCGCTCATCAGTCTCATTGACCGAGTCATCGATACTCGACTGGTTTGTGGTAACTGTCTCTGACTCGTCAGTCTGTTCGTTCTCAGTAGCCGTGGGCGTCTCTTCCTCTGCTATTATCGGTTCGGCAATGTCCTCAAGCTCATCGAACGACAGGTCATCGTTCGTCTCTTGGAGTGCTTTTTTGAGTTCTGCCTCGTATCGCGGAACTCGCCACGCCTCACCCTCCGTTCGGTATTCGGCCGTCGTAGCACTCTCATCAGCGGCCGCCTGCAGGCGGGTCAACGCTGAACCGAGATTCTCGTCAGATTGTACCGTCGGATTACTCATTGGCGGCACTGTGCCCACCGAAGTCAGGTTTTGGGCGATACGTGCCCACTCTTTCGCGTCTGCGACATCAGACATGAATGCCTCGGGAGTATCAACTTGGAGAAGCGCTTTTCCAACCGGGTTTGAGAACTCTCGATCCGAAACCTCGTAGAAGGCCTCTACAAACTCTCTCCCGACGGCATCCTCGTACGTCGGCCGTGCCCACTCATCATACTGGATGTCCGACATTGACTCAGCAACGACACCTAGTCGGGCGTGCGCCGTTGCTATCTTTCCAAGCGTGTCAACCGTAGTGTAGTCTGTGCCGGGTTTCTGGGAAATTCGAATGTGATCGACTTCGCCGCGCCGGAGTCGGCGTTGCTTATCACCCACGTCTACGACTTCAATCTCTCCATCGTTGGCAGCGGATTCATTTTCCGACCCATACGGCTCAAACACCGACTTCGTTTCGATGTGGTCGAAGTTCCCGTATCGGCCAGCCTTCATGTGTCGGTCGGCCATGCGGCGAAGCCACCAGTAGACCCCTTTTTCTGGAGAGGGAGTGAGGACTTTGTGCGACGGCCGAAGACGGCTTTTGTCGGCGCTCCATGGGAGATCGTTCGCATCACCGAATAACTCGATTTCAATCCGAAGCCGTTTAATCTGTGAGGTCTTAAACTTGGGCAATCCGCCGCTGAGTCCATAACCCCCCTTTTCATCCGTGAGGTTGCCCTCTACAAGTCGGTTCTGACAGAAGATGAAGGTGCCAGTCCGGCGTTTAGCGCCCTCGCGGAGGAGACCAACTGTTACCTTCACCTGAACTTGGTCGTTCCAGTTTTCGTCCTGGAAGACGAGTCCTTCGAAGGTCCGGGGATGGAGGCCACCGAACCACGGAGCGAAACTCCACTCAACCGGTTCCGGCGTTTCGACCTCGTCGCCTTCAAGTTCGAGAGCGAGGTCGAGGTCAACATCGCTCTCTTCCTGGAGGAACTTCTGATAGGTCTTGCTGAACCAGTCCTCAATTTTCTCCTTACGATTATCCCAATTGAAGTTCAGATTCCGGACACGGATTTCAGTGACCCCTTGGCCGAGGTCTACAGCATCCATCTCAAACTGCCACTGGTTGGGATTGTCCTCTTCCGGGTCTATGTCGAACCACTCCGGTGAGACGGTGTACTTCCAGCCAGTGTCGGCAGTTTTGTAGTGGCTGGCAATCGTGAACTCATCACCGAGTCGCTTGAGGGCCCGCTTTGCTCCCATCCCGAACGTGCCGACGTTTTGGCCGCCCGCGCGTTCATTCTTACTGCGGCCGAGACCCATGAACACGCCCATCTCGTCTTCCTTGACGCCACCACTTTCATCACGGTAGACTAACTCCATCGTCCCGTCGTCCGTTTCTTCGATGTTGATTGTAATCTCGACGGGATTGATGCCGTGGAGAGCGGCGGAGTCCAGCGAATTATCTACGAGTTCCCCGAGTGCGGATTCAACGGAGATGTCGGAGGCGACCGAATTGTATGTTTTCCGACTCGGCGTCGCGTATGCAACGGAGGCGCCATCGCGGCTTTTTGAGTTACCTTCGCTAACTTCTGAGTTAGGGGTTGGGTTCGCCATCGTTCTATTCATCACTAGTGAGGCACCCTACTTAAATCGCAATATCTAACTCCTGAATTAGATCTGTAATTCGGTCCTCTCCTATCGCACAATCACGGAAAGTGAATAGACGGTCGAACAGTAAGACACGCCAAAAATAGGGAAAGAAAAGAACGCCGAACAACGACTTCAACTAGTCCTTGTCCAGAAGCACTGCCAACGACCGACGTGATTCACCTCCTGTAAGGGCCCGATAGGTGTACCGTCGAGACATTCGTTACGGCAAAACACTTATTCCATATCAGAACGCTGGGTCAAATCGTGATGTCGAACAACACTTGCAATAATGAGCTCAAAACACGTGAATTTGAGGTGATAAAGTATTAAGAAACGACATGTTGAGGTCCATAACGTAACTCACCACATGGAAGGGGCGGGATTGTTGTTTAAGTAGGCGGGAAAGCTAGTTACAGGTAGAACATGAACGGTGAATATCCCGGAGCCCCAAATGGGCGCAACGATGACATCAACTACACTGCAGAGTATCCGTACTGTCCCGAATGTGACGTTGCCTCACGGCCTGATAATGGTGAACTCGTCTGCCCCGAATGCATGGCCGTCGTACAGGACAACTACTTAGACATTTCGCGTACGCGTTACACCCGCGTGAACGCGGAAGGAGATGGGTCGAAGGCCCGATCCACGACGACGTGGACTCGCCACGACCGTGGGCTCGGTTCGTCAATTGCCCCCGCGTACGAAGCACCCCAAGGTACAGTGGACCCCGATCTCGAACGCGCCCAGCAATGGTGGTCGACGAACAGTCAGGACGAGTCCCTACAACTCGGAAACAGCGAGATTAGACGGGTGACGGCGGCCCTCGACCTTCCGAAGTGCACCCGAGAAGAAGCGAGTCGGCTCTTCTACGTCGCTACAGTTGAGGAGAACCACCTTCACGGTCGAAGCATCGAACTGGTCGTTGCAGGTTCCGTCTACACCGCGGCCTACCTCAATAGCATACCGCAAACTCCCCGCGAGGTGGCGAACGAGGTCGGTTGTAACACGAATGATGTACACAAGGGCCACAGGCTCGTCGTCGGACAGACGTACGTCACTAAGTTCCGTCCCGACGCGGTCGACTATCTCCCGCGGTTCGCTCAGGCCCTCCACGCTGAAACTGGCCTTGACTACCAGCACACCGCCAACCTCCAGTCGATGGCCCACCACCTCATCGACAAGACGTTTAGCCAGAAACCGAATACGAGTGCACGCGTGCTGGCGGCGAGCGCACTGTACGCCGCGTCACATGTTGAAGAGGTTTCGATTACGCAGAGTGATGTGGCTACTGCAACCGATGTCGACGAAGCCACCATCTCTCGCCACTACAAGACGTTTCTGAACAGGGGTTCGTAAAAGGGAGGACTCAGTAATTCGGTCCTAGAAGGGCGTACGAATACTGTACTATACCGACTCGATAACGTCCTCTGCCACCGCAACCCCGATTGTTTTCTGCTCCTGCCTCAGAGCAGCATCTAAAATACGGCTACAGATAGCGAGTACCTGCCGTATATTCCCCTGTGACTGTTGCAGGACGAACTCAAGGGTCTCCTTCGTAAATGGGGCAATCCCCTGCTTCCCGCTGTTCCGTACTGGGTTTAGGTACTGCTCGACCAATTCGTACACCTGCTCGGCCGTCAAGGGCTGAAGTGCGACTTCCCGACCGATGCGCTCACTAAAGGCGTGATATTCGCTCATCACGTCTTGCCAGACCTCGGGGGCGCATCCGAAGAGGAGACAGAGTCCGGAGTTATTCTGGTCCATGAGGTGGCGAAGGCTGTTCAGAGTCGTCTGTTCGTCCTTGGTCGAGAGGCGCGCGATGCTCTCGAACTCGTCGATGAAGACGAACACGGCATCGTAGCCGAGTTCGATGAGGAGATTCTTCATCGAGGTGAACGCTCGAACGGCCATCGTGTCGTCATCGAGCGCGCTATGGATTTCGAGCTCCTTTCGCTGTTCGTAGCGAATTCCTTCTGCGGTCAACCACTGCCATGCGTAGAGGTTCGTGTCCTCGTAAACTAAGTGAACGACCGCCCGTGCGAAGTCCGCAAATTTTGCGGTTTCACTCAGTCGCTTGATGGCCGGTGGGACGAGTTCGGAGAGAAGTATCTCGCCCTCATCGATGAGCGACTTGATTGCCGCGCTGCCGATCGGGTTGTATTCAGTTTCGTTACGGGCAACATCGGCTAGGAGTTCGTAGGCGACCTGTTGGACATAATCGAACCCGAGATCGGCCATGAACTCGTGGTAGATATCGAGAAAGCCGGTGCCCGGCTGTGCTACGTAGCCGACGACGACATCCTCTCGATCACGCAGTAGCGACCGGGTGTACTTCAGCGTGTGCGACTTTCCATTGCCGTACTTGCCGGTGACGACGAGATGCTTTGATTTTCCCGTCGAAAGGACCGTTGAGACTGTATCGCTCACGGCTTCCGTGACGTGCTCCTGGCCACAGTAGATGTCCGGCTCATCGTCTGGGACGGGACTGTACGGGAACGGGTTCTCTTCGAGGCCGAATCGTGAGTAGTCGCGTTTCTGGTCGCTAATCGTGAAACCGTGTTGAGTCATTGTTCTTCGGACGTGAACGTGAGTTTGTGATCGTGAACCGCGAGGTAGTAGTACTGTTTATCGAACTGTTCTATCCCTTGCATGACTCGCTCCGTCGACTGGGAGGTTGAGACGAGTCGCGGACCCTCTATGAGTTGAATCTGCTTGATTCCCAACGCAGCGTCCTTCGCAGTTGTATCGAGCGGTGCGCCCGACAATTCGAGTTTCCCAACGTTCTGCCGACAGAGCGACAAAAGTCCCGCATCGAACGCCGTGCGCGTACAGCGGAGCCGTTCACACCCCTGCTCGCGGAGTTGCGGAATCGAAAGATAGCGCTGTCGAAGATTCACACCGGTCGTCTCTTCGAGCCGGTCGTACTCCTCAAGCAGGACCTGTTGAAAGTTCGTGGGGACCGTATCGTGTTCGACGCGGTAGTAATCGCCCGTAAATGCATGTCGCTGAACCGCCCCGAGACGCTCGGCCCAGTCACCGACCACCTCGACGCTAGCTTGGTTATACGTGTACGGCGTTTCATCTGCTGATTCTGCAAGATGAGCGAGGAGATTATTTAACGATACGGAACCCTGTTCGTCGAGTACGTCGAGAAAGGCCCCATAGTGGGGGCTTTGTGTCTCGAGGACCTGGCTCACGTCACTCCACGATTCACTGCGTACGGCATCAAGCAACTGCCGACCGCTGGTCGATGTTTCGTACGTATCCTCGTCAGATTCCACTATGAGGTTGATACGGAGACCTTCAAGAATTGTCTCCCGCGCCCGCCGATGAGTCACATCGAGTGCCTCCTCGATATCTGCGGTTTGCTGGCAGGTCCCGTCGCAGAGGTACACGAGTTCGACGAGTCGTGGGAGCGTCACCGGTCGAATCGTGGGTCGTTCGTCGGTCATACGAGGCGTCTCACCTGCTGTTTTGCGGCGCGATACGCCCGCTGTGTTACTTCGTTATCCTGGAACCGAAGATCAAGGTACGCTTCAACGTCTTTGTCAGAAGCGGCAATGTATCGGAACCGGCGGAGTTCGGTCACCATCGACCAGAGGTTATGTCGCACCAGGAGATTGCGGTCTACCCGTATCTCATCGAGCGTTCGCGTCCCACAGACGGGGCACGGACATGGGAGATAGTCGAGGTGATCGATGTTGTGAAGCTCTTTTCCTCCAAACCCGGGTAACAGATAGTTCCGATTCCCTGCGTTCCGGATGAAGGCTGACGAATCAAAGCTATCGACACCGAGATATAACAGAAGTGGGAGATAGGTGATGCCCCCGAGTCCGTACACATGTAGGTGTTTGTCCGTCGCCCGCCGGGCCGCGAGAATCAACCTCGTGGTCTTTTTGTAGTCGGTGCGAATAAGTGAGAGGCTCCCGAGGGCATACCCGTCAAAGTCCCCTCGCTGTTCTAAGTGCTGGATGTTGTTGCGAACTGTTTCAGGGTCGTAACCGTGGACACTCGCAAACAGCAGGCTGGCATCGTCTTCGCGGTGCTTCTCGCTCGTCTGAATTGCGTATTCGATATTTTGGCGTACCCGTCGGTGATTCTCTTCTACCCAGTTTTCACGCGAAAGCGGAATATCAATTGTGCCGTAAATATCTGCATCCAAATGTCTCTGAATCGACAGCATCTCTGCCGGTGTGATGTCGGGACCGGTTGGGTCGAAATCGAGACCACCGCTATCCGCGAACACGATAGTATCCTCTGGGACCTCCATCTCCTCGCGGAGTGTCACCCCCTCTTGAAGTCGCTCCCACATCGGTGCTCGTTGGTAAATCGACCGGGCGTTGATCATTGCAGTCGGAAGATCCGGGATGGTTCCGACGTACTCCGGGGTGTTGTCGCTCGACCGTTTCCCCACGTTCCGGACCGGGAGTAAAATCGGCGTCTCTACATCCCCATGTGGGAGGTCGAGTGTTCGTTGTCTGTACAGCATAGCCTCCCGCTCGGGTTCGGTCGCCGCCTATTTGAGTGCTATTGACACGCAATGATATGTGTGATATCGTCTGTTTTGGAACTACGGGATGACGGCCCATTCGTGAAGAACCGTGGCAAAATGGATACTGGATAGTACGAGAGGCCTTAGCACCATTACGGTACATATTTCAGGTATGAATACTATCCCAGTTACACATAACCAATAGCTCAAATATGGGTAGTAATCTTAACATATCTGCAACGGAAAGCACCGTAGACAGCGTTCTCATCGATAATAACCGATACGAGGTACCGGATTATCAGCGCCGGTACTCGTGGGATGAAGACCAATGGGAGGCCTTCTGGAGCGACTTGAACAGTCTAGAAGAGGGTGACACTCACTTTTTGGGTTCAATCGTCGTTATTCAGCACTCTCCGATTGACAGTCTCAATTGGCGCGAACTCGTCGACGGCCAACAGCGCCTGACCACGATCACAATTCTGCTGAGCGTGATGCGCGAGCGGTACCTAGAGGAGGGCGACCAAAATAATCATGCTGAAACAATCAAAGACGATTACTTGGCCGAGCGAGATCTGGATAACAACCAGTTCCCCAAACTGACCCTCAGTAAGTTCGATAACGAGGATTACCAAGCCATCCTCGAAGGCCGTACCTCCGGTGTCGATAACGAACAACTGGAGAATGCTGTCGAATTCTTCCGAAAGAAAATAGCGGACTGTGACTTAGAAGAAGTCGACGAACTCCGCAAGCGACTCTTGAG from Halorussus salilacus carries:
- a CDS encoding PGF-CTERM sorting domain-containing protein, with the protein product MDRETTETEGTDEGADVPGFGVGAALTALAAAGLLARRLN
- a CDS encoding PKD domain-containing protein; the encoded protein is MTQTRTQLAYVGIALLLVASVAPPPIQTASAAENSFVVEQGDRCIEVSPLQGDETAEEFYDYRNPENSDEYTYSSYMPDHLTEDDESRLFLYEGSDGVSLVMVHNERGGSGDGHAVTFEFGGLPSGGEWAVVDDDYSDPDDEYSRDRIDWTLRNDRTDGGAFRGLDSEGTEITVTPSFNEDAALYEEFDRTGTMDAWRFLSGDLGNPDAERLDMSRPVTIRTGHCTDETPPSAALAADGGVAGHEVTLDASGSSDNRGIEEYRWDFDGDGEVEQTTDTATVGHVYEESGEYRPEVTVVDGGDNADTAATNVTVEPDDPPSAALDVATESPTEGFRVSLDAGGSSDDVGVEEYRWDFDGDGETDETTDGPEVGHVYNETGTYDASVTVVDGSDQNDTATASVTVEPDDPPSAALDVATESPTEGFRVDLDAGGSSDDVGIEEYRWDFDGDGEVDRTTSDPSAGHVYNETGTYDASVTVVDGSDQNDTATASVEVGADEPPEPEIEVTAPDDPVEGEQVSFDASDSTDDTGIEEYRWDFGDDETATGETVTHTYDGNGTFEVTLEVVDEGNNSATETADVEVLAPDDTPPEADASADRDEVEADANVTFDAGGSTDNREISSYEWEFDDGETAEGERVTHAYDESGTYDATVTVTDGNDNTDTANVTVEVFEARPPNVSASVPETLRFGEEMEVEGSADDNGAVAGYEWEFGDGTTAEGEAATHTYEEAGNYTVTLTATDRGGHANRTTETVTVEEPDTTPPTAGLSVDENETTVDDEVTFDASDSADNETGIESYRWDFDGDGETDETTEDASVDHAYEEVDTFDASVTVVDGGDNTDTATVNVTVEAEEKAHRGDDGNSGSDSGSSSGDGGGGGGGPPAVLTDTEERGANAALVDVRNARSDEPVALSLPETDAAAETGVEFDSVRVDLADDDPHFAVETARDDENATDIPSDVALGSLAVDSRYIDADDVSSVTYEAAVERSRLDDAGLAAADLTAFERTDGEWRQVDAEIEERDGTVLVRANASALADVAVGADHTTTLTDAALAEEEVGATDPVEVTATVENEAEEAREFTTELTVDGEVVDEKTVEVPGGETAEVEFERQLDPGTHEVGVGGERVGSVTVADPEPDIGVADLSLSDSTIEEGQQVEITATVENSGTAAGEREVGLTLFGERLDTETVELDAGETTEVTFVQRIDAPGSYEPAVGDRSAELEVEGGSDGNGESDSDGDGDIDTPGVPGFGVGAAVAALLAATLLARLRGSKST
- a CDS encoding ATP-binding protein; this translates as MANPTPNSEVSEGNSKSRDGASVAYATPSRKTYNSVASDISVESALGELVDNSLDSAALHGINPVEITINIEETDDGTMELVYRDESGGVKEDEMGVFMGLGRSKNERAGGQNVGTFGMGAKRALKRLGDEFTIASHYKTADTGWKYTVSPEWFDIDPEEDNPNQWQFEMDAVDLGQGVTEIRVRNLNFNWDNRKEKIEDWFSKTYQKFLQEESDVDLDLALELEGDEVETPEPVEWSFAPWFGGLHPRTFEGLVFQDENWNDQVQVKVTVGLLREGAKRRTGTFIFCQNRLVEGNLTDEKGGYGLSGGLPKFKTSQIKRLRIEIELFGDANDLPWSADKSRLRPSHKVLTPSPEKGVYWWLRRMADRHMKAGRYGNFDHIETKSVFEPYGSENESAANDGEIEVVDVGDKQRRLRRGEVDHIRISQKPGTDYTTVDTLGKIATAHARLGVVAESMSDIQYDEWARPTYEDAVGREFVEAFYEVSDREFSNPVGKALLQVDTPEAFMSDVADAKEWARIAQNLTSVGTVPPMSNPTVQSDENLGSALTRLQAAADESATTAEYRTEGEAWRVPRYEAELKKALQETNDDLSFDELEDIAEPIIAEEETPTATENEQTDESETVTTNQSSIDDSVNETDERGGEADSDYEQDEEVGTVEQTTTSLQEYEEEVDGSTSEETNSDRMTLVEFYRRHDDLLADVPDDIVSDDEQLEEHLVEKLEIANAFNQAQAQVGQGD
- a CDS encoding DMT family transporter; this translates as MSTLARLEARTPPMAALSVAVVAVSTSAILVRFSQAPSVVKAFYRVFFTTLLLAPFAATHYREDLRRLSGRDLLIAAVTGVALAAHFATWFESLEWTTVAASVTLVQSQPLFVAVGAAVLLDERINGRMVGGILVAVGGIAVMSLGGLLSGAALAGERPLFGNSLALVGAVMAAGYVLAGRSLRQRIALVPYVTVVYSVCALALLGVALGQGETVALTAYPPVEWLLFLGMAVGPGIFGHTVINWALKYVESSVVSVTLLGEPVGSTLLALALLGEVPDAFTVAGGAVVLAGISVTARSRPNEG
- a CDS encoding tRNA-guanine transglycosylase; amino-acid sequence: MLYRQRTLDLPHGDVETPILLPVRNVGKRSSDNTPEYVGTIPDLPTAMINARSIYQRAPMWERLQEGVTLREEMEVPEDTIVFADSGGLDFDPTGPDITPAEMLSIQRHLDADIYGTIDIPLSRENWVEENHRRVRQNIEYAIQTSEKHREDDASLLFASVHGYDPETVRNNIQHLEQRGDFDGYALGSLSLIRTDYKKTTRLILAARRATDKHLHVYGLGGITYLPLLLYLGVDSFDSSAFIRNAGNRNYLLPGFGGKELHNIDHLDYLPCPCPVCGTRTLDEIRVDRNLLVRHNLWSMVTELRRFRYIAASDKDVEAYLDLRFQDNEVTQRAYRAAKQQVRRLV
- a CDS encoding BREX system ATP-binding domain-containing protein; amino-acid sequence: MTQHGFTISDQKRDYSRFGLEENPFPYSPVPDDEPDIYCGQEHVTEAVSDTVSTVLSTGKSKHLVVTGKYGNGKSHTLKYTRSLLRDREDVVVGYVAQPGTGFLDIYHEFMADLGFDYVQQVAYELLADVARNETEYNPIGSAAIKSLIDEGEILLSELVPPAIKRLSETAKFADFARAVVHLVYEDTNLYAWQWLTAEGIRYEQRKELEIHSALDDDTMAVRAFTSMKNLLIELGYDAVFVFIDEFESIARLSTKDEQTTLNSLRHLMDQNNSGLCLLFGCAPEVWQDVMSEYHAFSERIGREVALQPLTAEQVYELVEQYLNPVRNSGKQGIAPFTKETLEFVLQQSQGNIRQVLAICSRILDAALRQEQKTIGVAVAEDVIESV